The Gossypium hirsutum isolate 1008001.06 chromosome A03, Gossypium_hirsutum_v2.1, whole genome shotgun sequence genome contains the following window.
AAGACCAAACTGTAATGGCCAATTTTTGGCCCAGaccaataataaaaaatagcaaAGAAAAAAGAACCCTGGCCACCCCATGATGTTTGCCACCCCACGCCTCTGCAGCACCATTCCCAGGCATCACACACTCCCACCAACTCCTCCATACCCTGCaaaatgaaacaaacaccaagaCAGAAGCAGACAGCACAAGCAGTAGCAGAGAATAAAACAAACAATATTTTAATATGGgaatcggctataaagccgaaatGAAACTGATTGTAAAAAGGGGGGATGGTGGTAACACAGATATTAGAGATCAAAACAAGTACAAACaataaaaagagcaagaaaagaaaaggttgataTGTGATTCTACTTTCTTTATttcgtcttttttttttcttctctaattTTTCTCTTGATTTCAACACAAATCTATTAAATAAGAGTAGACttaaaaccaaaaaagaaaaaagaagaagaacctCACAGGAATCGCCCGTGATTGTCTCGCCGGAGACCTTTCCTCCGTCGTCGGGACTAAAGGGAGGTGGAGTCCTTTCTTTTGGTTCTTGTCGACTCAAAAAAGGCTAGGACTTCGAGATCCTTTTGGAACAAGGCCGAACGGCCCATGCTTGTGCCTCACCGGCCACCAAGTACGGTGGTGGTGCGGCGGTCCGATAATAATGCGATGATGGGTTCTTGTAAACCCTGGCAGAGGAAATGGAAAAGAGGGAGAGGGGGTAAAAGGCCCTCTgcattcttttttcttctttaaaacagaagctgaaatgaaaaagaaaaatgaatggcTTAAATGGCCACAGAAACGACAGCATCTTTTTTTAGGCTAAAATGGGATATTTTCGGTCATGATCCTTCCTCTTTTCCTGCgccatttaatttagtcctttttgcattttttttttaattttggcccacttatttcattttatttccgCTTTAATCCTCGGCCTGAGTGGTTGAAAAGCAGTGCATTTGAGACTTAGGATAATGTCCCATTTTGTCCTCATAACTTTGAATGCATTTTAATGTAGTCCATGACACTTATCTgttattataatttcattttgatgttaatttaatcatttcctCTTTATTTCAAACTGTtccatcatattttattatatgccccattttgcaatttatttagaCATTATTTTATCTAGTTTCAAACTTTATACGGTATTTGTATAtttgtcctttttattttaaaaaaaaaactgttttatatttatttatttaagtttttttttacatattaattattttaacccATACATATATTACATATTCTGTCTTCGTTAGACTAGTTGTTCTTCTCATGTTCCATTATTGTGCATATTCATTCTTAAATCCTTCTCATGatgttttaaacttttttattgaTCTGTTTTGGGTCCTTTATACTATTTTGCCTTACATTAAGATTCTTATTCATATTAGTTATTATAAATTGCTATGTTTTACTCTAAAgtaccatttatttatttaaaattatttcgtTATCTCaaaccctttttatttatttatttttagtattctATGTATTATTTGTTATAAGTTTTTGCATTAcccatttttttaaactttatgtacatacattttttttatatatgtatatgtctaTACTCTATTAGTTAGTTTCATATGCTAATTTATGTGTACATTTCTCATGCTAtctcatgtatttatttttataccatccttattattgttattaatactattattatatacgtgtatatgtatatatagcagttttcatcatttcattccaatattttgtattatttgtttccttttttatattattatatgttggtgtatatatttcttatgtgcatacatttttcaatatttattttatatatatgtaaatattatgtatatatttttaaatactatattgtatatgtatatatatattcttagtactatattacgtatatattatgtatatatatttatttttacccctattatatttattattaatattaatacatttattttatcatacttatatatatatatacctttttaaatattattttatatatatatgtatatattatgtaaatattttattattactagttatatttttactatcttagGTATATACTCCAAATATTATATATAGTTTAcatacatactcttaatatcatgtgtatacattcattatttctatttcatgttttattctagTATTACATGTATCttcattgtttgtaatattattgtcacacttatatttgcttcaatatgcttctagatctgtctttttgcttatttttatttattaatttgcttTACATAGTTTCGAACATATTtatatgtgtttttatttattcCAATAAGCAATGCAACGTACCGATTTAAACACtatgtcatcgatttcatcgctatgttaggtgaatatcaatcgactcgtgttaaaacggtatatccttctcaaaaaaaaatcaaaaagattgAAAATTCTTGTCTTTCCAAACGGACCACGATTTGatcttatattgaactcgtatttttgaaaatcaagacaacacgtgtttataagataccaattttgggcgtcgcgagggtacttaataccttcctcgcgcgtaaccgactcccgaaccctaaattttctctggattttaacgtagacctaaactcagcattttatttgttttaataagagatctaataggtgtccgatcacacctagaaaaaaggatcggtggcgactccctatttatttcaaaatcaaatgtcaaatttcaaacttttttccataaatcgccacaattagcgaccaagctacgctaaaatttttacgtcgctacagctggcgactccactatttatttcaaaatcaaacgtcaaatttcaaacttttttccaTAAAtcaccacaattagcgaccaagctacgctaaaatttttacgtcgctacacaaACAATCCAATGAATGTTTAACATGGgcactttaataaaaaaaacacaagtaCTTACTTGAGATAAAAAAGctcaggtaccaaattgaatattgataCTAAGCTCATATACTTAATTGGGACAAAGAAAAACTCAAgtatcaagttaaaaaaaaaaacttagatgcCAAAGTGAACCTTGAAGCTAAATCCatgtaccaaattagaaaaaaaaacttaaagtaccaaattaaatattgaaattaagctCAGGTATCATGTAACACCTCACACTCAGAttagacgttatggtcggatcTTGAGTAATTACATAAACTCATTTTAAACTCagattttgaacaaaaaaaaagtgtttcaaCAGTATTAATTTTGGCAAATCTCTTACAAGTTTTTAGGAAGATACTTGTTAAAGTTATTTATTTTACAGAAAACACTTAATTGGTTACTTAGTCTTTGCAGcagaaatttcaaagttttagttttgaaaattgGGATTCTAATTTTATAAACCGTATAATTTTACAGTttacaataaaaatatcaaaattcgaTAGAACAAATTGAATCCAAAATGTAAAatctgaaataattttacaacccAAAAAGACCAGGAATAGTTTAAAAACAtaaatcatcttatttattaacaAAGAATCCAATCCGAGCTCTTGTACTCCCCCGTCCTAAGTTTGTTGATtactttagaaaataaaaatatagggtgAACTAACAAAGCTCAATTAAATGATGCCATAATAGGCAGATCAAATACTGATGCCATGACTTATCATAAGATgcaacatatttcatatatcagaTACAGATCCTACCCCCatttgctacacaccatctctgtccatccCTAAACACCATTTAGGGTAATAAATAATCATCCAATCCTACTCACCAAATAAGTGATTGCATGTCACTTTACATAAATAATGCGTTAATCCGCCAAAGTTAAATAAGTGTGGTGAAGCCATTAAATAAGTGTGGTCAAGCCACCAGAATTGCAGTCAAGATGTCAGAACagatatgtggttaaaccactaAATAGAGCAGATCATTAAACTGTCAATACTTCCTCTGTCACATAATTATCTCACCCCAATGTACGTGCTGAAACATAATACATACTCAGATGCACATAGATGAATCATGCTTTAACATATCAGAAACATGCTAACAAAATTGTCAAATTTGCAGATCAAATGCAAAATTTATGCTACAAACATGCTTTTAGGTGTTACATCTACAATACCAATACCACGAATttcatatatcggaatcacacaTATCACATAACAAATCCTACGGAGAATCTAACCTTGAAACGCACTTCAAACACAGCCATAACTaaattttactgaaaatgggcCTACATGCTCATGTCGTGTTAATAGTAAGCTTTTCGACTTCACGTCAATCACTAATTTTACGGAATTAAAGTTACACACCTAACGTTTTTGGAATTGGGATGGTAAAAAGGTAAAGGGCAAGAAAGAAGAGCAAATtcgcaaaaagaaaagaaaagaaaagaaaagaaagaaatcacaaaattttcaacaaGAAGTTAAGGTGAAAACAAAAATGAGAAGGGTGGAGAGATGGATGACAGTAGTGGAGGGATTTTTGGGGATattccaaaatatttttttaaaataaaataaaatatttatttatataactccTATTAGATTTCTTAGAATttgaatttaactcaaattatGACCATATGGACGACATAGACAGAGGTAAAGCAAAAATAATTTTGCGACGGATGGGTCTTGCAATCAAGCTCCCTTCTACCTTTGCACTCGAGGGTCATTCTCCGCCCGGCCCGAGGAAACCTTTGCACGCCTCCGTTACCTTTTGGGAGGCCTATGCCCCATAGAAACTGTCTACCTGAGACTGTCCCTTGGCCCGTAGGTCCTGAcacaaaattagaattttaacTCTTTCAGAGTGGTATCTCACTGATGGCCCCCCCGAAAGGAGGCCTTCTTTATTTTCCACCTAAACTGCATAAGAAAAGCCCAAAGCCAAAGGAATAGATTTAAATAGAAGATcttaagcacacataattaacacttaaccaCCACAACAGATTAATCACTTAACACAATTTCTATAACCCTTATGTAAAAACAAGACGTGATCATTCTCTCAatttattaatcaaatttttttctaacCCGATTATTGAGATGTCGCTTGTCAAATTGTATATTACCCTTAAATGTTAAAAAGAAGCAAAATGGAGAAGAAAGAAGTCATGTCATGTGGCGGCTTGTAGTTTGGTTTGCAGGCAAAGGACCATCATTACTCTCTGTTCTTCCCCTTATCCTATCCTGTCACCTGTTGCTTCAGTACTTTGGGAACCAAGGAATTTATTGTTTTAAtcgttaaattatttatatattttcattttatttttttattgttggtTATGAAGTAATTGAAGGAGAATTTTCTCAGTAGGATGTCTATTTTGGATGTATtaacaattatatttttttataagtatcAATTTAATCCAATATTATCAGACAACGTTTAACATTTTCCTACAAATTTTTATATCAATAATCCTATTGACCCACTTGAGCTAGTGAGAGAAAAGGCAAGGATATGAATATGATCATGGTTATGCATAAGGGCCCCCATCACCATCATCTCTGGATCTGAAACTTCTTTTTGTTGTgaagattttaaattttcatgGCACCCCATGTTGGGTTTTTAACATAGAACAAAACAAGATTCTTCTTCATCAAGATCTCCTTTCAAGTTTTCATCCATGTCTGTTGAAACTTGTTCCATAACTGGTAAGGCAtctcttttttctcttgtttACATTAAGTATGGTCTAAATGaagaaatgttttgttttgaactGAGTTTCAATTaatgtttgtttgttttgttgCAGAATCAGCATCTCAGAAGCTATAATGGAACAAATGAAAAGCATAAATCATTGAAGGGAAATTACATGGATGATAAATCAACTGGTTTTTGCTATTCAACCATGCAAACCCATCTCGTGAATCAGATCCAAAGCTTTGAATCCAATCCAGAGATGTTTAACTTAACAACAGGCATGGAGATGATAGGATTCTTCAATAAAAATGGAAGcaacaccaccaccaccaccaccaccacaggTACTCCTTCTTGTTCCAAGGCTGTTAATGAGTCAACGACCGAGTTCTATCAACATGCCGAGTTCATAACTGGGTTAGAAGTTGGAACTGAGTCATCAGGTCCTTGGCAAGATGATTCTTCTTTAAGGTGTGTTTTCCCTTGCGAAGGAAACGAGAGACCAAGTCAAGGTCTTTCACTCTCTCTTTCATCAAGTAATCCCACTACCATTGGGGTACAATCTTTTGAGCTCAAGCAAGTTGGCCATGGCTATGATAATCAACATGATGATATGAGGTTCATTGGTTCTTCATCAAGTTCTAGAGAGGCTTTCTTTGCAAAGCCTGCAAATCTTCATCATCATCAAGGGGAGTTCCAATTGAGGAATTCAAAGTACTTGGGACCAACTCAAGAGCTTTTGAATGAGTTTTGTAGCCTTGGGATGAAACAAATGGATGCATCGAAACAAAAGCAATCGATCCATAAGGGTAATAAACAATGGGATGATGAGAATGGAGGTAGCTCTTCAATGAAACAACCCCTTCATTCCCTAGATTTCATGGAGTTGCAGAAAAGAAAAACCAAGCTGCTTTCAATGCTAGAAgaggtatgtatgtatgtatgatgGTAAAAATACCTTGGAAGCTCTTGCATTAGTTTtcatattgtattttattttttttattcaaaaaattgaataaattaattcatatatattaaatcaaatagtAACATATGATGCATCACTTATATTTTATGCTAATGTATATTATTAGTTTATAatagtagaaataaataaaatttttgatgaaataattaattttctctttaatttaatgaatatgaatcaattaattttttattagaaagattaaaatgtaatcaaaatattaatacaaAACTTTGATTGTACTGtgatgtatgtatgtatgaaaaCTTTTTGTGGTCGATTGAAATGGGGTTTAAAAATACTCTTTTCTTAGGCCTAATTTAGCGACTTAGGGGACCTCCCAATAAATgcaaatttattgtttttttttcatgcATCTTTAGTTGGATAGAAGATACAAGCACTATTGTGATCAAATGAAAGCCGCGGTATTGTCCTTCGAAGCAGTGGCCGGCATCGGCGCGGCATCAGTGTATTCGGCTTTAGCATCGAAAGCGATGTCAAGGCATTTTAGATGCTTAAGAGATGGCATCGTTGGCCAAATTCAAACTACTAGGAAAGCCATGGGAGAAAAAAACCCAGTTGCACCAGGGACAACCAAAGGTGAAACACCAAGGCTAAGGATACTTGACCAAGCTTTGAGGCAACAAAGGGCTTATCAACAAATGAACATGATGGAATCACATCCATGGAGACCCCAAAGAGGCTTGCCCGAAAGATCAGTCTCGGTTCTTCGAGCTTGGTTATTTGAGCATTTTCTACACCCGTAAATCTCTCTCTTTACTAGTTTTAAAGCATTTTGTGGTTGATCTTTGTTAGTTTCTTGTCATCATCATTCAGATTCcacattttttaaatgttttgtcATCTTATTTCAATCATTTAgcttctctcttttatttttttatgtggaTTTGGACCATTTGGTtccattgatatatatatatataactaggaCCCATCTTTTCCCTCACTTACAAGTAACCAAAAGTACTGCCATGGCTGAAAAGTTTCAATACTTTTGCAGGTATCCAAGCGATGTTGATAAACATATCTTAGCCCGCCAAACCGGTCTCTCAAGAAGCCAGGCATGTCCACATccctttatattattatataggTTTAATTTTGCCATTAGTCCTAtcctttaatttgattattttttagtctatgtactttttaaattttaaagttttagtcCTTACCAAACTATAATTGCTAAATTccttaaattttactattttcaaaatctaacgtggtaaacatattattatatgtgtaatggttgaaatttcaactttcaaaaaatataggagtttagaatgatccaattgaaGAATATAGACTAAATATAACTCTTTGTATAGTacaagactagtaattgaatttaactaaatgGAATTAACTGCTATTATTTGGGTCAGgattaaaatttcaagttttgaaaaGTACAGGGATTAAAATTGACCAATCcaaaaagtacatggactaaaattgatcaaattaaaatatatagactatATTCACATCTTTCGCAAAGTACAGGgtctaatagtaaaatttaaccaaaaatattttatcaatatattatAAGTCCCCCTGAATTGATTTATATTATCAATGGAGCATATCTTGTTGGGATATTTTAAGTTATTATAATCATACCAAAATTTTTTGTACTAAAATATATTtgatcatattatatatatgatgccTTCTGTTTTTACTTGTAGGTATCCAATTGGTTCATTAATGCAAGAGTAAGACTATGGAAACCAATGGTAGAAGAAATGTATTTGGAAGAAACAAAGGAACATGAAAACAACAACATGGCCTCACCAAATGGAGCGACTAATACTAATCAAAATGATCAAAAACCGACCCCGGACCAGCTTGTTCGAGTTGACTCAGAATGTTTATCTTCCATTGTCACAAACCTAGATAAAAACGATCCAAAAAGTGCCAAAACCATTGAAACCCATCAAAGCTtgcatcaccatcaccatcatcatcaacaacaaaGCTTTGCAACTTATGGTGCCATGGAATTGGACTTCTCTTCCTACAATCATCATCAAGCAGCAGCATCTAACGGTGGAGGTGTGTCATTGACGTTAGGGTTACAACAACATGGTGGGAATAATGGGGTGAGCTTAGCATTCTCCCCAACATCACAAAGTTCATTGTTTTACCCTAGATCGGACCAAATTGAAGATTGTCAACCGGTTCAGTACTCACTTTTAGATGGTGAAGGACAGCATTTGCCTTATAGGAACTTGATGGGTGCTCAATTGCTACATGATTTGGCTGGTtagcaataataaaaaaatgggttTTAATCATATTGTTGATGGGATTTATAGATAAATAGATTAGGTAGCATCATACATACATGCTTAcgtacatgcatacatacatacatgcatgcatatatacatatatatatgtattggaAGAACATGTTTATACAGATGTATACGTTTTGTTAGGCCTCACATTGAAAGCTAAGTGATTGGAATGTTTGTGGTTGTTGTTTCGGTTGAACTTTCAGAATATATTGGGGGCTtatctagattattttattatatatttatttatttttaccataATTTGTTTGGGGGGTCCTTAGTTTTGGAAATTAAGGCAATTCCACCATAAGAATATTAGGGGGATATAGTGATGGTTCTTATATTGTTGTGGTCCCTAATTCATCTTCATGAAGATGATATTTCATGTCCACAAGAATTGCCAGCATTTTTTCATATATGATTTTCTGAAAATTTGAGCATGTTTTATGATGCTGCTTTATTATTATGGAGAAGGTGCCTTTAATAACTCCCTTTTTCAGATGTAGTGTGAACTCTGAAACATGctattagggttttttttctttccattattTAAGGTATaagtcttaaaaaaataaaaaaattgaactcgAGTTGGGTCGAGCTGGGATAAGCttttatagtattattattattattatttatttacaatattcggatttgaaattttacttaaaagGGTATTAAACTTCGTTTTACCATCCTTGCTACTCAACTGAATAAGTATAAATAGATGAACATAATCCAAACTAAACCTAAGTTGATTTATAGTCTTAATATTTGTAACTTCTTGATCATTTTCATATTACTAACTTATTTATTCCATCAAGTTTAGGGGTGAAGCCAAAAATTGCTTTAGAAAGGTCAGAGACGAGTT
Protein-coding sequences here:
- the LOC107963801 gene encoding homeobox protein BEL1 homolog; this encodes MDDKSTGFCYSTMQTHLVNQIQSFESNPEMFNLTTGMEMIGFFNKNGSNTTTTTTTTGTPSCSKAVNESTTEFYQHAEFITGLEVGTESSGPWQDDSSLRCVFPCEGNERPSQGLSLSLSSSNPTTIGVQSFELKQVGHGYDNQHDDMRFIGSSSSSREAFFAKPANLHHHQGEFQLRNSKYLGPTQELLNEFCSLGMKQMDASKQKQSIHKGNKQWDDENGGSSSMKQPLHSLDFMELQKRKTKLLSMLEELDRRYKHYCDQMKAAVLSFEAVAGIGAASVYSALASKAMSRHFRCLRDGIVGQIQTTRKAMGEKNPVAPGTTKGETPRLRILDQALRQQRAYQQMNMMESHPWRPQRGLPERSVSVLRAWLFEHFLHPYPSDVDKHILARQTGLSRSQVSNWFINARVRLWKPMVEEMYLEETKEHENNNMASPNGATNTNQNDQKPTPDQLVRVDSECLSSIVTNLDKNDPKSAKTIETHQSLHHHHHHHQQQSFATYGAMELDFSSYNHHQAAASNGGGVSLTLGLQQHGGNNGVSLAFSPTSQSSLFYPRSDQIEDCQPVQYSLLDGEGQHLPYRNLMGAQLLHDLAG